Proteins from one Hydrogenophaga sp. SL48 genomic window:
- a CDS encoding methylated-DNA--[protein]-cysteine S-methyltransferase → MNSGRGHTLFDTAIGTCGMAWGPAGITAVQLPEPTPEGTRQRLLRNLPQPVPEADPPPLVQSAITELKAALRGERPADLRHLPLDMSRLTPFLQRVYERARAIPPGEVLTYGELAAEMGDKNLARAIGQAMGANPFAPVVPCHRVLAAGGQPGGFSASGGAITKWCLLAIEGHRPGGEPSLFD, encoded by the coding sequence ATGAACAGCGGCCGCGGCCACACGCTGTTCGACACCGCCATCGGCACCTGCGGCATGGCCTGGGGGCCGGCGGGCATCACGGCGGTGCAGTTGCCCGAGCCCACGCCCGAGGGCACGCGGCAGCGGCTGCTGCGCAACCTGCCCCAGCCGGTGCCGGAGGCCGACCCTCCGCCCCTGGTGCAGTCGGCCATCACCGAGCTGAAAGCGGCCCTGCGCGGCGAGCGGCCGGCCGATCTGCGCCACCTGCCGCTGGACATGTCCCGCCTCACGCCCTTCCTGCAGCGCGTGTACGAACGCGCCCGCGCCATCCCGCCCGGCGAGGTGCTGACCTACGGCGAACTCGCCGCCGAGATGGGCGACAAAAACCTGGCCCGCGCCATCGGCCAGGCCATGGGCGCCAACCCGTTCGCACCGGTCGTGCCCTGCCACCGCGTGCTGGCGGCGGGCGGCCAACCCGGCGGCTTCTCGGCCAGCGGAGGGGCCATCACCAAGTGGTGCCTGCTGGCCATCGAGGGCCACCGGCCCGGTGGCGAACCGTCGCTGTTCGACTGA
- a CDS encoding SDR family oxidoreductase, whose amino-acid sequence MISDFKGKTAVLTGAGSGFGLECARIGAKLGMNLVLVDVQQDALDTAQAEMEAAGAPVLARKVDVSSAEQMEALAADVVQRFGAPHFVFNNAGVGSGGLVWENSVKDWEWVLGVNVWGVIHGVRLFTPLMLAAAKADPAYQGHIVNTASMAGLLTPPNMGVYNVSKSAVVSLTETLYQDLKLVSDQISASVLCPYFVPTGIGQSQRNKPAGLADEQPTQSQLIGQAMTDKAVGSGKVTAAQVAQMVFDAIAADRFYIYSHPKALGNARSRFDAVVAGSNPPDPFAERPEIGVALRQALRAG is encoded by the coding sequence ATGATTTCAGATTTCAAAGGCAAGACGGCGGTGCTCACCGGCGCGGGCTCGGGCTTCGGCCTCGAATGCGCCCGCATCGGCGCGAAGCTCGGCATGAACCTCGTGCTGGTCGACGTGCAGCAGGACGCGCTGGACACAGCGCAGGCCGAGATGGAAGCCGCCGGCGCGCCAGTGCTGGCCCGCAAGGTCGATGTGTCCAGCGCCGAGCAGATGGAGGCCCTCGCCGCCGACGTGGTGCAGCGTTTCGGCGCGCCGCACTTCGTGTTCAACAACGCGGGCGTGGGCTCGGGCGGCCTGGTCTGGGAAAACTCGGTGAAGGACTGGGAGTGGGTGCTGGGCGTGAACGTGTGGGGCGTGATCCACGGCGTGCGCCTGTTCACGCCGCTGATGCTCGCCGCCGCGAAAGCCGACCCCGCCTACCAGGGTCACATCGTCAACACCGCCAGCATGGCGGGCCTGCTGACCCCGCCCAACATGGGCGTCTACAACGTCAGCAAGAGCGCCGTGGTGAGCCTGACCGAGACGCTCTACCAGGACCTGAAGCTGGTGAGCGACCAGATCAGCGCCAGCGTGTTGTGCCCGTATTTCGTGCCCACCGGCATCGGCCAGAGCCAGCGCAACAAGCCAGCCGGCCTGGCCGACGAACAGCCCACGCAGAGCCAGCTGATCGGCCAGGCCATGACCGACAAGGCGGTGGGTTCGGGCAAGGTCACCGCGGCGCAGGTGGCGCAGATGGTGTTCGACGCCATCGCCGCCGACCGCTTCTACATCTACAGCCACCCCAAGGCGCTGGGCAACGCGCGGTCGCGCTTCGACGCCGTCGTGGCCGGCAGCAACCCGCCCGACCCGTTCGCCGAGCGGCCCGAGATCGGCGTGGCGTTGCGGCAGGCGCTGCGCGCGGGCTGA
- a CDS encoding GNAT family N-acetyltransferase, whose translation MSGQTVPSRSAALQWRCLPFAALSADTLYRLLRLRSEVFVVEQACVFLDLDGRDAQCLHLLGEVVGPDGVVHLHASTRLVPPGVDFAEASIGRVVTAPSARGGGIGHTLMAESVRQLIALWGEQPIRIGAQAHLEAFYNRHGFVSDDKPYIEDGIPHIEMIRR comes from the coding sequence TTGAGCGGCCAGACCGTGCCCTCCCGCAGCGCTGCCCTGCAGTGGCGCTGCCTGCCGTTTGCCGCCCTGTCGGCCGACACCCTGTACCGCTTGCTGCGCCTTCGCTCCGAGGTGTTCGTGGTGGAACAGGCCTGCGTGTTCCTTGATCTGGACGGGCGGGATGCGCAGTGCCTGCATCTGCTGGGCGAGGTGGTCGGTCCAGACGGTGTGGTCCACCTGCACGCCAGCACCCGCCTGGTGCCGCCCGGCGTGGACTTTGCTGAAGCCAGCATTGGCCGCGTGGTCACCGCGCCCTCCGCGCGCGGTGGCGGCATCGGCCACACGCTCATGGCCGAGTCGGTGCGCCAGCTGATCGCGCTGTGGGGCGAGCAGCCCATCCGCATCGGCGCGCAGGCGCATCTGGAAGCCTTCTACAACCGCCACGGCTTCGTGTCGGACGACAAGCCCTACATCGAAGACGGCATCCCCCACATAGAAATGATCCGGCGCTGA
- a CDS encoding glutathione S-transferase family protein — translation MPDLILHHYPMSPFAEKARLMLGFKGLAWKSVFIPSVMPKPDVVALTGGYRRTPLLQIGADIYCDTALIATVLEHLKPPFAGPPQERQHPLGGPGEARVGGEVPVLFPEHLKGVTRIVAQWADSALFWAAMGHTLSPKGAAAMFGSQPPEVGQAFAADRSAMRNGMTGLRAGDAASAYRSYLRRLAHMLHEQPFLFGDTPCIADFAAYHPLWFTRVVNPAMAGILDATPGVLAWMDRMAALGHGQPAKFTSTEAIAVAAAAEPAPLADEAFQDDHGIPLGSRVTVAAESFGPETTEGTLLAATRTHYTLERTDERAGRVHVHFPRIGYVLKEVRA, via the coding sequence ATGCCCGACCTGATCCTGCACCACTACCCCATGTCGCCCTTCGCCGAGAAGGCGCGGCTCATGCTCGGCTTCAAGGGCCTGGCCTGGAAGAGCGTGTTCATCCCCAGCGTGATGCCCAAGCCCGACGTGGTGGCGCTCACCGGCGGCTACCGCCGCACGCCGCTGCTGCAGATCGGTGCCGACATCTACTGCGACACGGCCCTGATCGCCACGGTGCTGGAGCACCTCAAGCCGCCGTTCGCCGGGCCGCCCCAAGAACGGCAGCACCCCCTCGGGGGGCCTGGCGAAGCCAGGGTTGGGGGCGAGGTTCCCGTGCTGTTCCCCGAACACCTCAAGGGGGTCACTCGCATCGTGGCGCAGTGGGCCGACAGCGCGCTGTTCTGGGCCGCCATGGGCCACACGCTCAGCCCCAAGGGCGCGGCCGCGATGTTCGGCAGCCAGCCGCCCGAAGTGGGCCAGGCCTTCGCGGCCGACCGCAGCGCCATGCGCAACGGCATGACCGGCCTGCGCGCGGGCGATGCCGCGTCGGCCTACCGCAGCTACCTGCGCCGGCTCGCCCACATGCTGCACGAGCAGCCCTTCCTGTTCGGCGACACGCCCTGCATCGCCGACTTCGCGGCCTACCACCCGCTGTGGTTCACCCGCGTGGTGAATCCGGCCATGGCCGGCATCCTGGACGCCACGCCCGGCGTGCTCGCCTGGATGGACCGCATGGCCGCGCTGGGCCATGGCCAGCCGGCGAAGTTCACGTCCACCGAAGCCATCGCGGTGGCCGCAGCGGCCGAGCCCGCGCCGCTGGCCGACGAGGCCTTCCAGGACGACCACGGCATTCCGCTGGGCAGCCGCGTGACCGTGGCCGCCGAGAGCTTCGGCCCCGAGACCACCGAAGGCACCCTGCTCGCCGCGACCCGCACGCACTACACGCTGGAGCGCACCGACGAGCGCGCGGGCCGGGTGCACGTGCACTTCCCGCGCATCGGCTACGTGCTGAAGGAAGTGCGCGCTTGA
- a CDS encoding acyl-CoA dehydrogenase family protein — protein sequence MSATHEVFNQVEPLVDYNLFDGNQAMQDALKFNAPALNSSHLQALGATVGSAEMQQHARLANVFMPQLKSHSRFGHRIDQVEFHPSYHALMSAATAAGLHGTPWAQARRDAGPPQGAAAPLGGSEPHNVGSVGAHTLRAAGFMLFTELEPSMLCPISMSYAVTPALKDNPAIYRDWAPQLTSRAYDPTLKLWKDKAGVTMGMGMTEKQGGSDVRANTTQAVPDGADHWGQRFSVTGHKWFFSAPMCDAFLILAQTPSGLSCLFLPRVLPDGSMNQLFIQRLKDKLGNKANASSEVEFAGATAWLVGEEGRGVPQILAMGTMTRLDCALGTSGLMRQALSIALNHTSQRKAFGKKLIDQPLMKNVLADLALESEASTALALRLARSFDRPGDEHERAMQRLLTPVAKFWICKRGSHFAQEAMECLGGNGYVEEGGEGVMARIYREMPVNSIWEGAGNIMALDLLRALRKADAAAALAHELAPAKGMHAALDHLAASLPTRVEQMATEMEARRLAQDVALAVQAALLAQTAPAAVFGAFCDSRLAGHWGHSFGSLGSSVDFDAIIQRAMPT from the coding sequence ATGAGTGCCACCCATGAAGTGTTCAACCAGGTGGAGCCGCTGGTGGACTACAACCTGTTTGATGGCAACCAGGCGATGCAGGATGCGCTGAAGTTCAACGCGCCTGCGCTGAATTCGTCGCACCTGCAGGCGCTCGGCGCCACGGTGGGCAGCGCGGAGATGCAGCAGCACGCGCGGCTGGCCAACGTGTTCATGCCGCAGCTCAAGAGCCACAGCCGCTTCGGCCACCGCATCGATCAGGTGGAGTTCCACCCGAGCTACCACGCACTGATGTCGGCGGCGACGGCCGCGGGTTTGCATGGCACGCCTTGGGCGCAAGCCCGCCGCGACGCCGGGCCGCCCCAAGGCGCGGCAGCCCCCTTGGGGGGCAGCGAACCACACAACGTGGGGAGCGTGGGGGCACACACCCTTCGTGCCGCCGGCTTCATGCTCTTCACCGAGCTGGAGCCGTCCATGCTCTGCCCCATCTCCATGAGCTACGCGGTCACGCCCGCGCTCAAGGACAACCCGGCCATCTACCGCGACTGGGCGCCGCAGCTCACCAGCCGCGCCTACGACCCGACGCTGAAGCTGTGGAAAGACAAGGCCGGCGTGACCATGGGCATGGGCATGACGGAGAAGCAGGGCGGCTCGGACGTGCGCGCCAACACCACGCAGGCCGTGCCCGATGGGGCAGACCACTGGGGCCAGCGCTTCAGCGTCACCGGCCACAAGTGGTTTTTCTCGGCGCCCATGTGCGACGCCTTCCTGATCCTGGCGCAAACGCCCTCCGGCCTGTCCTGCCTGTTCCTGCCGCGTGTGCTGCCCGACGGGTCGATGAACCAGCTCTTTATCCAGCGCCTGAAAGACAAGCTGGGAAACAAGGCCAACGCGAGTTCCGAGGTCGAGTTCGCCGGCGCCACCGCCTGGCTCGTGGGCGAAGAGGGCCGGGGCGTGCCGCAGATCCTGGCCATGGGCACGATGACGCGGCTGGATTGTGCGCTGGGCACCAGCGGCCTGATGCGCCAGGCGCTCTCCATCGCGCTCAACCACACGAGCCAGCGCAAGGCCTTCGGCAAGAAGCTGATTGACCAGCCGCTGATGAAGAACGTGCTGGCCGATCTCGCGCTCGAATCTGAAGCGTCCACCGCTCTGGCGCTGCGCCTCGCGCGCAGTTTCGACCGACCGGGGGATGAACACGAGCGCGCCATGCAGCGGCTGCTCACGCCGGTGGCCAAGTTCTGGATCTGCAAGCGCGGCAGCCACTTCGCGCAGGAGGCCATGGAGTGTCTGGGCGGCAACGGCTATGTGGAAGAGGGCGGCGAGGGCGTCATGGCGCGCATCTATCGCGAGATGCCGGTGAACTCGATCTGGGAAGGCGCCGGCAACATCATGGCGCTGGACCTGCTGCGCGCGCTGCGCAAAGCCGATGCCGCCGCCGCACTCGCGCACGAACTCGCGCCCGCGAAAGGCATGCACGCGGCGCTGGACCACCTCGCCGCCAGCCTGCCCACCCGCGTGGAACAGATGGCCACCGAGATGGAGGCCCGCCGCCTGGCGCAGGACGTGGCGCTCGCCGTGCAGGCCGCGCTGCTGGCGCAGACCGCGCCCGCCGCTGTGTTCGGCGCCTTCTGCGATTCGCGCCTGGCCGGCCACTGGGGCCACAGCTTCGGATCGCTGGGTTCCAGCGTCGATTTCGATGCCATCATTCAGCGGGCGATGCCCACATGA
- a CDS encoding NADP-dependent oxidoreductase: protein MPANQQILLDNRPQGEATVDNFKLVTTETPALADGQVLVKHHYLSLDPYMRGRMNDSKSYAASQPLGEVMIGGTVGEVVESLHPKFKAGDQVVGMGGWQQYSVVDANQPGALRKVDTTHVPLSYYLGAVGMPGVTAWYGLVKIINPKAGDTVVISAATGAVGSAYGALAKARGCRAVGIAGGPDKCKYAVEELGFDACIDYKLHKDMYSLAKALKEACPNGIDGYFENVGGMILDAVLLRMNAFGRIAVCGMIAGYDGAPLPLANPALILVNRLKIEGFIVSEHMEVWPEALTELGTLVAQGKLRPRETVAQGLENAPEAFLGLLKGKNFGKQLVKI from the coding sequence ATGCCCGCCAACCAACAGATCCTGCTCGACAACCGCCCGCAAGGCGAAGCCACTGTCGACAACTTCAAGCTCGTCACCACCGAGACGCCAGCCCTCGCCGACGGCCAGGTGCTCGTGAAACACCACTACCTGAGCCTGGACCCGTACATGCGCGGCCGCATGAACGACAGCAAGAGCTACGCCGCGTCGCAGCCGCTGGGCGAGGTCATGATCGGCGGCACCGTGGGCGAGGTGGTCGAATCGCTGCACCCCAAATTCAAGGCCGGCGATCAGGTGGTCGGCATGGGCGGCTGGCAGCAATACAGCGTGGTTGATGCGAACCAGCCCGGCGCGCTGCGCAAGGTGGACACCACGCACGTGCCGCTGTCCTACTACCTCGGCGCGGTCGGCATGCCGGGCGTGACCGCGTGGTACGGCCTGGTGAAGATCATCAACCCCAAGGCCGGCGACACCGTGGTCATCAGCGCCGCCACCGGCGCGGTGGGCAGTGCCTACGGGGCCCTGGCCAAGGCCCGTGGCTGCCGCGCGGTGGGCATCGCCGGTGGGCCGGACAAATGCAAGTACGCGGTCGAAGAGCTGGGCTTCGACGCCTGCATCGACTACAAGTTGCACAAGGACATGTACTCACTGGCCAAGGCGCTCAAGGAAGCCTGCCCGAACGGCATCGACGGCTACTTCGAAAACGTCGGCGGCATGATCCTCGACGCGGTGCTGCTGCGCATGAACGCCTTCGGCCGCATCGCTGTCTGCGGGATGATCGCCGGCTACGACGGGGCTCCGCTGCCGCTGGCCAACCCGGCGCTGATCCTGGTGAACCGCCTGAAGATCGAAGGCTTCATCGTCAGCGAGCACATGGAGGTCTGGCCCGAGGCGCTGACCGAGCTGGGCACGCTGGTGGCGCAGGGCAAGCTGCGACCGCGCGAGACGGTGGCGCAAGGCCTCGAGAACGCGCCCGAGGCTTTCCTGGGTTTGCTCAAGGGCAAGAACTTTGGCAAGCAGCTGGTGAAAATTTGA
- a CDS encoding PaaI family thioesterase, translating to MEFSVHIPFVELLGFELQKFEGGESEIAFAPKHEHENSFNVVHGGASMTLLDVVMAHAARSVEPAMGCVTIEMKTSFLRAAKGPLLAKGKLLHRTATMAFTEGSIFDAAGKLCAHATGTFKFVPRLPVGKSTNALNTLKTD from the coding sequence GTGGAGTTCTCGGTTCACATTCCTTTTGTCGAGTTGCTTGGCTTCGAGCTGCAGAAGTTCGAAGGCGGCGAGTCGGAGATCGCTTTCGCGCCGAAACACGAGCATGAAAACTCGTTCAACGTGGTGCACGGCGGCGCCAGCATGACCCTGCTCGACGTGGTCATGGCGCACGCCGCGCGTTCGGTGGAGCCGGCCATGGGCTGCGTCACCATCGAGATGAAGACCAGCTTCCTGCGCGCGGCCAAGGGGCCGCTGCTGGCCAAGGGCAAGCTGCTGCACCGCACCGCCACCATGGCCTTCACCGAAGGCAGCATCTTTGATGCCGCCGGCAAGCTCTGCGCCCACGCCACCGGCACCTTCAAGTTCGTGCCGCGCCTGCCGGTGGGCAAGTCCACCAACGCCCTCAATACCCTGAAGACCGACTGA
- a CDS encoding SDR family oxidoreductase, giving the protein MTRTVTQLFDLKGKTALITGGSRGLGLQMAHALGEAGARVVISSRKASDLEEATAELQAAGIDARWIAADCSLEEDIRRLTSETLQRVGEVDILINNAGAAWGAPAEDHPLEAWDKVMNLNVRSYFLLSQLIAKASMIPRRSGSIINTASIAGLGGNPSGMKTIAYNTSKGAVINFTRALAAEWGEHGIRVNAICPGFFPSKMTQGTLKAMGEEKLASHAPLRRLGDDEDLKGLTVLYASDAGKHITGQWLAVDGGVSVITGG; this is encoded by the coding sequence ATGACCCGAACCGTCACCCAACTCTTCGACCTCAAGGGCAAGACCGCCCTCATCACCGGCGGCTCGCGTGGCCTGGGCCTGCAGATGGCCCATGCGCTGGGCGAAGCCGGTGCCCGCGTGGTGATCAGCTCGCGCAAGGCCTCGGATCTGGAGGAGGCCACCGCCGAGTTGCAGGCCGCCGGCATCGACGCGCGCTGGATCGCCGCAGACTGCTCGCTCGAAGAAGACATCCGCCGCCTCACCAGCGAAACCCTGCAGCGCGTGGGCGAGGTGGACATCCTGATCAACAACGCCGGCGCCGCCTGGGGCGCACCGGCCGAAGATCACCCGCTCGAAGCCTGGGACAAGGTGATGAACCTCAACGTGCGCAGCTACTTCCTGCTGAGCCAGCTGATCGCCAAGGCGAGCATGATCCCGCGCCGCAGTGGCAGCATCATCAACACCGCCAGCATCGCGGGCCTGGGCGGCAACCCCTCGGGCATGAAGACGATTGCCTACAACACCTCCAAGGGTGCGGTCATCAACTTCACCCGTGCACTGGCCGCCGAGTGGGGCGAACACGGCATCCGCGTCAACGCCATCTGCCCGGGCTTCTTCCCGAGCAAGATGACGCAGGGCACCCTGAAGGCCATGGGTGAAGAGAAGCTGGCGTCGCACGCCCCGCTTCGCCGCCTGGGCGACGACGAAGACCTGAAGGGCCTGACCGTGCTGTACGCGTCGGACGCGGGCAAACACATCACGGGGCAATGGTTGGCGGTGGACGGTGGCGTATCGGTCATCACAGGAGGTTGA
- a CDS encoding acyl-CoA dehydrogenase → MSLRPTIDFLLHHWLGAEALSQRERFADHSRETFDAVLDTCERIAREKYAPFNRLVDTQEPHFDGEKVILPQATHDAQKAYAESGMLSAAQDYSVGGMQLPYTVEAAANAFFAMASVSIGSGMLTTGNANLLMKHGTDAQRHVFALNEFNGRFSGTMCLSEPQAGSSLSDVVTRALPDGEGFEADPLGPRYRLKGNKMWISAGEHELTENIIHLVLAKIPDADGKLVPGVKGISLFIVPKKLVDTEGQLTGERNDVALAGLNHKCGWRGTTNTLLNFGEGKYPVRGEAGAVGYLVGQPGRGLQCMFHMMNEARIGVGMAATMLGMAGYHASLDYAKNRPQGRPISTGGKDAAAPQVRIIEHADVKRMLLAQKSYCEGALALELYCARLVDEQHTGRPEAADDARLLLEVLTPIAKSWPSEWCLEANSLAIQIHGGYGYTRDFPVEQYWRDNRLNMIHEGTHGIQGMDLLGRKVLMENGKGLQLLAGRINATIERAIQVPELAAHANALGQALAQVGAATKAAWATANPTEALANAVPYLQAFGHTVLAWIWLDVALAAHASAESPTRTGRLGAMRFFFHYELPKIGAWLQVVRERDLTCAELPEDAF, encoded by the coding sequence ATGAGCTTGCGTCCCACCATCGACTTTTTGCTCCATCACTGGCTGGGCGCCGAGGCGCTCAGCCAGCGTGAACGTTTCGCCGACCACTCGCGCGAAACCTTCGACGCCGTGCTCGACACCTGCGAGCGCATCGCGCGCGAGAAGTACGCGCCGTTCAACCGCCTGGTGGACACGCAGGAGCCGCACTTCGATGGCGAAAAGGTCATCCTGCCGCAGGCCACGCACGATGCGCAGAAGGCCTACGCCGAGAGCGGCATGCTCAGCGCCGCGCAGGACTACAGCGTCGGCGGCATGCAACTGCCCTACACCGTGGAGGCCGCGGCCAACGCCTTCTTTGCCATGGCCTCGGTCAGCATCGGCTCGGGCATGTTGACCACCGGCAACGCCAACCTGCTGATGAAACACGGCACGGATGCGCAAAGGCACGTGTTCGCGCTCAACGAATTCAATGGTCGCTTCTCCGGCACCATGTGCCTGAGCGAACCGCAGGCAGGTTCTTCGCTCAGCGATGTGGTCACGCGCGCGCTGCCCGACGGCGAGGGCTTCGAGGCCGACCCGCTCGGCCCGCGCTACCGCCTCAAGGGCAACAAGATGTGGATCTCGGCCGGCGAACACGAGCTGACCGAGAACATCATCCACCTGGTGCTGGCCAAGATTCCCGATGCGGACGGCAAGCTGGTGCCCGGCGTGAAAGGCATCTCGCTCTTCATCGTGCCCAAGAAGCTGGTGGATACGGAAGGGCAGCTGACCGGCGAACGCAACGACGTGGCGCTGGCCGGCCTGAACCACAAGTGCGGCTGGCGCGGCACGACCAACACCCTGCTGAATTTCGGCGAGGGCAAGTACCCGGTGCGCGGTGAAGCGGGCGCCGTGGGCTACCTCGTCGGCCAGCCCGGCCGGGGCCTGCAGTGCATGTTCCACATGATGAACGAGGCGCGCATCGGTGTCGGCATGGCGGCCACCATGCTGGGCATGGCGGGCTACCACGCGTCGCTCGACTACGCGAAGAACCGGCCGCAGGGCCGACCCATTTCAACCGGCGGAAAGGACGCTGCCGCGCCCCAGGTCCGCATCATCGAACACGCCGACGTGAAACGCATGTTGCTGGCGCAGAAGAGCTACTGCGAAGGCGCGCTGGCGCTGGAACTCTATTGCGCGCGCCTGGTGGACGAGCAGCACACCGGCCGCCCTGAGGCGGCCGACGACGCGCGACTGCTGCTGGAGGTGTTGACGCCCATCGCCAAGAGCTGGCCCAGCGAGTGGTGCCTGGAGGCGAACTCGCTGGCGATCCAGATCCACGGGGGTTACGGCTACACGCGCGACTTCCCGGTTGAGCAGTACTGGCGCGACAACCGCCTGAACATGATCCACGAAGGCACGCACGGCATCCAGGGCATGGACCTGCTGGGCCGCAAGGTGCTGATGGAGAACGGCAAGGGCCTGCAGCTGCTGGCCGGCCGCATCAACGCCACCATCGAGCGTGCGATCCAGGTGCCCGAGCTCGCGGCGCACGCCAACGCGCTGGGCCAGGCGCTGGCGCAGGTGGGCGCGGCCACGAAAGCCGCCTGGGCCACCGCCAACCCGACCGAAGCACTGGCCAACGCCGTGCCCTACCTGCAGGCCTTTGGCCACACCGTGCTGGCCTGGATCTGGCTCGACGTGGCGCTCGCGGCGCATGCCTCTGCGGAGTCGCCCACGCGCACCGGACGTCTGGGTGCCATGCGTTTCTTCTTCCACTACGAACTGCCGAAGATCGGCGCCTGGCTGCAGGTGGTGCGCGAACGCGACCTGACCTGTGCCGAGCTGCCCGAAGACGCTTTCTGA
- a CDS encoding helix-turn-helix domain-containing protein, with protein MLSPYRYPLASHALFHTRDVDQAREAVARVFCPHMLNPCGSAVVLDARHHSAPVCQDVSLNYVQYGPAVDIEPGQLGSFYLLQIPLRGSAEVHCGGQRVTARPGVASLPSPSEYLKMRWADDSPHLILRLSQGAVVRQMEQLTQTAVHRPLVFGLGLAMDTPALAPLAGFVRYLAETLEVDAGFAGSALARQAEAYLLSTLLMQAPHNYSEALCGDTRRPLLPRAVRRAQDFMQANVTRPLTLADLCGHLHVSARSLQQAFVAHTGESPMVYWRNLRLDKVRELLRRAAGQASTDVTVTLVAAEHGFLHMGHFAAQYQRRFGERPVDTLKTPRAVMQGSSPRA; from the coding sequence ATGTTGTCGCCCTACCGTTACCCGCTGGCCAGCCACGCGCTGTTTCACACGCGGGACGTGGACCAGGCGCGCGAGGCGGTGGCGCGCGTGTTCTGCCCCCACATGCTCAACCCCTGCGGGTCGGCCGTGGTGCTCGACGCGCGCCACCACAGCGCGCCGGTGTGTCAGGACGTCAGCCTCAACTACGTGCAGTACGGTCCGGCGGTGGACATCGAACCCGGGCAGCTCGGCAGCTTCTACCTGCTGCAGATTCCGTTGCGGGGCAGTGCCGAGGTGCACTGCGGCGGGCAGCGGGTCACGGCCCGCCCGGGAGTGGCCTCGTTGCCGTCCCCCAGCGAGTACCTGAAGATGCGCTGGGCCGACGACAGCCCTCACCTGATCCTGCGCCTGTCGCAGGGGGCCGTGGTGCGTCAGATGGAGCAACTGACGCAAACCGCCGTGCACCGCCCGCTGGTGTTCGGGCTGGGCCTGGCCATGGACACGCCGGCGCTGGCGCCCCTGGCCGGGTTTGTGCGTTACCTGGCCGAAACCCTGGAGGTGGACGCCGGGTTCGCCGGCTCCGCCCTGGCACGACAGGCAGAGGCCTACCTGCTCAGCACCCTGCTCATGCAGGCGCCCCACAACTACAGCGAGGCCCTGTGTGGCGACACCCGGCGCCCGCTGCTGCCGCGCGCCGTGCGACGGGCGCAGGACTTCATGCAGGCCAACGTGACACGGCCCTTGACGCTGGCCGACCTCTGCGGGCACCTGCACGTGAGCGCGCGCAGCCTGCAGCAGGCCTTCGTGGCCCACACCGGCGAGTCGCCCATGGTGTACTGGCGCAACCTGCGCCTGGACAAGGTGCGCGAGCTGCTGCGCCGGGCCGCCGGCCAGGCGTCGACCGACGTGACCGTGACGCTGGTGGCCGCCGAGCACGGCTTCCTGCACATGGGCCACTTCGCGGCGCAGTACCAGCGCCGTTTCGGCGAGCGCCCGGTGGACACCCTGAAGACGCCGCGTGCTGTCATGCAGGGGTCAAGCCCGCGCGCCTGA
- a CDS encoding SDR family oxidoreductase, with amino-acid sequence MPQATFLGLSGKTAIVTGGATLIGAAVVRALHAQGVRVTLADIDTAGGQAVADGCGEGVWFRATDITDDAQVTACADETAARFGGVDFLVNLACSYVDEGLRSGRADWHQALDVNVASAVMMLKAVHPHMQKAGGGAVVNFTSISSGVAQTGRWLYPVSKAALVQLTRNMAMDLAPDHIRVNSVSPGWTWSAIMNQLTHGDRAKTDRVAAPFHLLQRVGDPDEVAQVVLFLCSDHASFVTGADYAVDGGYSAMGPESHEPAIPKLMA; translated from the coding sequence ATGCCCCAAGCCACTTTTCTCGGACTGTCCGGCAAGACCGCCATCGTCACCGGCGGTGCCACCCTCATCGGCGCCGCCGTGGTGCGGGCCCTGCACGCCCAGGGCGTGCGGGTCACGCTGGCCGACATCGACACCGCCGGCGGCCAGGCCGTGGCCGATGGCTGCGGTGAGGGCGTGTGGTTCCGCGCGACCGACATCACCGACGACGCCCAGGTGACGGCCTGTGCGGACGAGACCGCCGCGCGCTTCGGCGGCGTCGACTTCCTGGTCAACCTCGCCTGCTCGTACGTGGACGAGGGGCTGCGGTCGGGCCGCGCCGACTGGCACCAGGCCCTGGACGTGAACGTGGCCAGCGCGGTGATGATGCTCAAGGCAGTGCACCCGCACATGCAGAAGGCCGGGGGCGGCGCGGTGGTCAACTTCACCAGCATCTCCTCCGGCGTGGCCCAGACCGGGCGCTGGCTCTACCCGGTCAGCAAGGCCGCGCTGGTGCAGCTGACGCGCAACATGGCCATGGACCTCGCGCCCGATCACATCCGGGTCAACAGCGTGTCACCCGGCTGGACCTGGTCGGCCATCATGAACCAGCTGACCCACGGCGACCGCGCCAAGACCGACCGCGTGGCCGCCCCCTTCCACCTGCTCCAGCGCGTCGGCGACCCCGACGAGGTGGCCCAGGTGGTGCTGTTCCTGTGCTCGGACCACGCCAGCTTCGTCACAGGCGCCGACTACGCCGTGGACGGCGGCTATTCGGCGATGGGCCCGGAATCGCACGAACCGGCCATCCCGAAACTGATGGCCTGA